Proteins encoded together in one Miscanthus floridulus cultivar M001 chromosome 16, ASM1932011v1, whole genome shotgun sequence window:
- the LOC136514032 gene encoding 5-pentadecatrienyl resorcinol O-methyltransferase-like produces the protein MMALTETEPRRRVTRLQAHDELWHQSLSYLKSLALAVALDLRIPDAIHHHGNGATLPQILAETALHPCKLRALRRLMRVLTVSGTFSVVHVQQPPPAGSGSGDDDSTVADAASDDEAAVVYRLTAASRFLVSDEVSSATLAPFVSLALYPIASSQQPVGLCAWFRQEQNDPSPCGLTFQLNM, from the coding sequence ATGATGGCACTCACGGAGACGGAGCCACGGAGGAGAGTAACCAGGCTCCAAGCTCACGACGAGCTCTGGCACCAGTCCCTGAGCTACCTCAAATCCCTCGCCCTCGCCGTGGCCCTGGACCTCCGCATCCCCGACGCGATCCACCACCACggcaacggcgccaccctccctCAGATCCTCGCCGAGACCGCCCTCCACCCATGTAAGCTTCGCGCCCTACGCCGCCTCATGCGCGTGCTCaccgtttcgggcaccttcagcGTCGTCCACGTCCAGCAACCACCACCAGCTGGTTCTGGTTCTGGAGATGATGATTCAACTGTCGCCGACGCGGCGTCGGACGACGAAGCTGCAGTCGTCTACCGGCTGACGGCAGCCTCCCGCTTCCTCGTCAGCGACGAGGTGAGCTCGGCGACCTTGGCTCCCTTCGTGAGCCTGGCGCTCTACCCTATCGCTTCCTCCCAGCAGCCCGTGGGCTTGTGCGCGTGGTTCCGGCAGGAGCAGAACGATCCGTCCCCGTGTGGCCTGACGTTTCAACTCAACATGTAA